The sequence below is a genomic window from Coleofasciculus chthonoplastes PCC 7420.
AAAATCAAAGAATTCTAATTTTGAATTGATTCCCCTGAGTATAGGTTTAATTTGCACTATTTTAGCTGTGCCACGCCGCCACTGATACAGTAGAGTAATTTGGTTTAAGTTATGAAAACTGTTCCCTGTTCCCTGTTGCCTCTCCCCACCACAAAACTCATTCAGCAGACTCTAATTAACTTGATTGGGTACACAAGAAGTAATGATTTGCCTAAACTCCTCCGGTTCTGCCCTACCGGCTTGCAAGTCTTGACCAATTTGCATGAATTCATCTAGGGTGTAAGTCTCTTGAATCTTCTCAATCGTGCAGGTACAAAATGCCCTGACTTCCTCTGGGCGATCGCCAACACAGTTCTCGATATAAATTTGAACCATCTCAGGAGGATAGGCATTCGTCGGTTCTTGGGGCGTCAAATCAGGCGTTTGCGAATTTCCTCTAGGTGCGCTCACAAGTACCAGGATTAAGGTACTCATTACCGCCGATAAGGTGTGTATTTTTTTCATGATTCTTTTGATGAGCGCTATTTAGATGAATGATATCATGTCCGGTTGAATACTTAAAAGGCAACAGGGAACGGGGAACCGGGAACAGATGATATACAATTTCAATGCACATCAGCTTATCAGTAATCAATCACCTGCTGTCTTCTACCTTTTGGTATAGTTATCTCTACAAAACCAAACCTCCAATCATCCCTGCCAATAGAACAAAACCAATCCAGACATTTTGGCGAAAAATTTCCCCATAAACGGGTTTGGGAATATCAGCTTGGCGCAGTCGTGTATAGTGCCAAATCCACCCGATAATTGCTACACCTAAAGCAATCCAAAAGCCCCAGTGTAGCTGCATGACAAACCCCAATCTCGCCAAAAATCCCACCGTAGCGGTAAAAAATAGACCAACGGCTTCCGGGGCGTAGTCTCCAAAAAACAAGGCGCTAGACTTAACCCCAAGCTTTTGGTCATCGTCCCGATCTGACATCGCGTAAACAGTGTCAAAGCCTAATGTCCACGTTACCGTTGCTGCCCACAAAAACCAAGTGGCGGGTTGTAAATTCCCAGTAACCGCACTCCAACTGATTAAGACAGCAAACCCCCAAGCGATGGATAATACCAACTGGGGAATCGGAAAAACGCGCTTGGCTGACGGATAAAATACAATCACGGGAACGGCGGCGACGCACAGCCAAAAGGTGAAGGGATTGAGATACAGGGCGAGGATACCTGCACAACTCATCGCCACTAACACCACCACCACGCCAACTTGTACAGACAAGGCGCGAGAGGCTAAGGGACGTTCTTTGGTGCGTTCGACTTGCGGATCAATATCGCGATCCCACAAATCGTTGATGACACAACCCGCCGCACTGGTGGCTAAGGTTCCTAGAATAATTACACCAACGAGGGGAATCGGCGGTGTACCCTGGGCGGCTAAGAAAACTGCCCACAGCGCGGGAACCATCAAAATTAAGCGTCCGGCTGGTTTATCCCAGCGCAACAGCCGCGCGATCGCGAGCCAAGTTGGTATTGAGGGAGGGTGTTGGTCGGTCAGCATCGATGCTCAGGTCTTTTATCGGGTCTTCACCAAATTAGGTGTAAATCTATATCGTTAAGATAACGCAACACTTTGCTACTGTCGATTTGAGCAGATTTAAAGTTATCTTTATCAGTAGCATCACGCCTAGAGTTGTAATCCCGAATACAAGAATGATCGATTTAGCTGCTCAAGGGAATTCAGCAGGAGTTTCGACTCCAACCACCAACACTGAGAGAATTCTGGCTGCCATTGATATTGGCACGAATTCGATTCACATGGTCATTGTCCGGATTGACCCGACGCTTCCTTCGTTTACGATTATCGCGAAAGAAAAAGATACGGTGCGACTGGGGGAACGTGATCCCCACACCGGAAATTTAACCCCCCAAGCCATCAAACGTGCGATCGCGGCATTGCAACGTTGTCAGGAGTTAGCGAAAAGCTTCCAAGCCGATCAGCTGGTTGCTGTGGCGACGAGTGCGGTACGAGAAGCCCCCAATGGACGCGACTTTTTACAACAAGTTGATTCACAATTAGGGTTATTTGTCAACCTCATTTCCGGTCAAGAAGAAGCACGGCGGATTTATCTGGGCGTCTTGTCAGGAATGGAGTTTCACAACCAACCTCACATCATCATCGATATTGGTGGCGGTTCAACGGAATTAATCTTAGGCGACAGTCACGCCCCCCGTTCCCTCACCAGCACCAAAGTCGGTGCAGTACGCTTGACCCGCGAATTCATTACCACTGATCCGATTAGCGATCGCGAGTTTCAATATTTACAAGCCTATATTCGGGGACGAATCGAACGCGCCGTTGAAGATGTCTTAGCCAATATCGAACCCGGAGAAAAACCCCGTTTAGTCGGCACATCGGGGACAATTGAAACCCTAGCCGCCCTTCACGCCAAAGAAAATTTAGGAGTAATACCCAGTCCCCTGAATGGTTATGAATTCAACCGCCATGACCTAAAAGATATCGTCAAACACCTTGCCTCACTCACCTGTGCTGAACGGGAAAAACTCTCTGGACTGGCGGATAAACGAGCCGAAATTATCGTTGCGGGTGCAATTATTTTACTAGAAACCATGACGATGTTAGACATTCAGTCTCTCACCGTCGGGGAACGCGCCTTGCGAGAGGGAGTCATTGTAGACTGGATGCTTTCCCAAGGCTTAATAGAAGACAGACTGCGGTATCAAGGCGAAGTTCGCAAACGCAATATCATTAAAGTCGCGCAAAAATATCATGTTAACTTAGCCTCTAGTGAACGGGTGGCTAACTTTGCCGTCAGCTTATTTAACCAAACTAAAGGACAGCTACACAATTGGGGAAATGAAGAACGAGAATTGTTGTGGGCGGCGGCAATTTTGCATAATTGTGGTTTGTATGTGAGTCATTCAGCCCACAATAAGCATTCCTATTACCTGATTCGCAACGGTGAATTACTCGGCTTTACTGATATTGAGATTGAAGTGATCGCTAACTTGGCTCGTTACCATCGCAAGAGTTCACCCAAGAAAAAGCACGACAATTACAGTAATTTACCCAACAAATACTATCGGCATCTAGTCAAAGAAATCAGTCCTTTATTACGTTTAGCGGTTGCCCTAGATCGCCGACAGATTGGGGCAATTTCCAAAATCCGCTGCCACTATATATCAGAGGACAAAGAATTGTGTTTGCGTCTGACACCTGTAGATCCCAATGATACCTGTGCTTTAGAAGTTTGGAGTTTAGAAGATAAAAAAGTCGTGTTTGAAGAGGAGTATGACGTTAAAGTCGTCATCCAGCTAGAAAACTCGCCTAGTGATAAATAGGGGCTGCTGTTGGGAGTGGTGAGGTGAGGGGGAGATGAGGGAGATGGGGGAGATGGGGGAGATGAGGAAGATGGGGAAGTTGTGAGCTAACTTAAAACTCTACTTTACCCTGTCCCTAACAAAGGACGAATGACGAATGACGAATGACCAATGACCAATGACCAATGACCAATGACCAATGACAATTAAGATCGTCCTTTCTTCTCGTAATACTGCTGATGGTAATCTTCGGCGAAATAATAATCAGAAGCGGGGTTGATTTCAGTCATAATATCCTGGTCATACTTACCAGACATCTGAAGCTTGCGCTTTGATTCTCTGGCTATTTTCTCCTGGTCAGAATTGTGGAAAAATATAACCGAGCGGTATTGCTCTCCGCGATCAGGTCCCTGACGATTATATTGGGTAGGATCATGAATTGACCAAAAAACATTCAGCAAGTCATTGTAGGAAATCTGAGACGGGTCATACTGGACTTGCACCACTTCTGCATGTCCAGTAATTCTGGCACAAACATCTAGATAGGAGGGGTTAGGAAAATGTCCTCCCATATAGCCAACGGATGTAGACGTAACGCCGTTTAATCGACGGAATGCCGCCTCGACTCCCCAGAAGCATCCTGCTCCAAATGTAGTTTTTTCCATTAGAGATTCACCTATTTTTTTGACAACTGAATATAAGTATATTGGTGGAAATTAATCCAAATCCATACCGTTCTGTCAATAGCCCTTAAACCCTTACCAATAACCTAGCTTGCTTCTTCAAGGGAAGCGAGTATGACAAATGATAATTCCCACCGTTAAGTTTAAGTTGAATAGCACCCTCAATCAGCAATTTGGGAGTACCAAAACCATGGATATACCGTAGGGTGGGCATTGCCCACCATCATGCCAGTCAGTATCATTCACGTTAACGTTCTCCACCGATTTAGCCTAATTGAAGATGAACCAAGCATAAGTCAAAATTGCCAGAAAAGCGAAGCCAATGAGAGTTTCGCGTTGGTCTTGCCAAAGCCGAAGTACACTTTGCCTTATGGAACTTAAGGTGACTCTACGTTCATGACCGAGTTCATCCATGAGTTGAGCCACTCTAACATCGACTTCCTCAACGGAGACATCGCCTCGCTTGTAGGCAGCTTCTAACTCGTCGAGCTTTCTCCAGTAGTCTTTGGTGGATTCGATCAGATTAATCATGGTTACGCTAGGATTGTTAACTTATGTAAATATCCTAGCGTGACTCCTGGAGTCGGGGGGTGAGGTTTACCCAACCGCCTGGTGAGTAAGTAGGGGCTGCTGAATAAGTGCTGTGGTGAGGGGGAGCGAGGGAAGCCGGGGAAGCTGGAGGAGCAAGGGGTACATTTTTTCTGATAGCGGTGTAAGGAACAAGGCAGAGGGCAGAAGAGGGCAGAAGGAAAAAATACCCAAGCTATAAAAAGGGGTTTCAAAAGCAGATTAATCCTTCTCAGGTAATCTCGCTTCGCCAAATATCTGCTGCGGCGTCAATTCTAATCCCTCAAACAACGAATCGGTGATCACCATATCTTTCGTATAGGTTCGCGGTGGCGCATCGGGATAGAAAACGGTGATACTTCTGGCGTGGGGATCGACAATCCAAACTCGTAAGACTCCCGCTTCTAGATAATCGGTGGCTTTCTCGATCAATGTGCCAAATCTTTGTCCCTGTGAAATAATTTCAATGGCTAATTCTGGGGGAACTGGACAAGGTTCATCTTCCATCACGTCTGTCGGTAGTCGCTGATAAGAAATATAGGTCAAATCTGGCACAGGAACCCAGTCTTCACCCCGACGTTTTAACGCGATCGCCCATTCGGGATTCACTTCTCCCCATTCCTGACACCACTGGTTCAAAAGCGTATACAAAGCACCCGTTACCCTAGCATGAAATCGTTTTGGTGACATTTTTGGTACTGCCTCGCCCTTGACTAATTCGTGAGTTACATCTGACTCTGGCATTGCCAGAAAGTCTTCAAGTGTAAGTTTTTTTTCTAACTGTTGCATGGCTATAAGTGATTGGTATTTGGGAAACAGGTGATTGAGAAACCCTCCCCTATCTTCCTTATCCCCTTGTCCTCATTTTAATTGACAGATCCCTAAACCATCACACAAAGCTGTTTCTGCTCAAGACTCTGGAGTTCTAAACTGGGAGGAATGGGTTCAGGCAGGGGTTCAATACTATGATAAAATGCATAGTTTAAATGGGCGGATTTAACCATTTGCTGGATACCATTGACTAATACTCTCGCTGTATTTGGTCCTCTGACTAGAGACGTGTAGAAAAATACATCGTATTTGGCTAAAGCAATCCCCTGACCCGCCTGACCAGTTTCATAAACATCCCAATTATACTGAATATCGATATCATTCAGGTTCCGGACTCGCCAAATAGCAAAACCATCTGTCCAGCCGATGTTCGTCAGTTGCAGCTTGGTCAAATTCCGTGTCATAAATCCCCCAATTCCCTGTTTTCAACGCTGTTGACTGTGCTGTTTTCAGTATGGAAACGAGATGTTAGCGATCGCGTTGACGTATTGTGTAACTTGATACTGAACTTAGATAAAACTTATGGGTCTGACATCACGATACCCTAGATCGTGCCAAGTTCAACGCGCTGGGAATCAACCTGAAAAATCAGTGATAATAGTTTTATGTTGCACTATCGCAAGTCCACGCTCATTGACGCACCCGTGGAGGTTGTCTGGAACTTTCACGAGCGTCAAGATATCCTAGAACGACTTACTCCGCCTTGGCAACCTGTTCAGGTTGTACGTCGCGAAGGTGGGTTAGGTGTGGGTGCGATTTCGGAATTTCGTCTGTTTTTTGGTCCAATTCCGCTGCGCTGGGTAGCGATTCACATCGAATGCGAACCCTATTCCATCTTTACTGATAAACAGAAGGAAGGACCGATGGCGTATTGGGTTCATCGCCACCAATTTAGTCCAGAAGCAGGCAAAACCCGCTTAACCGATAGGATTGAATATGGATTACCGGGAGGATGGCTAGTCGAGAGGCTGTTGGGTTGGTGGGTAGACGCCCAACTCGAACAACTATTTAGCTATCGCCATCAGGTGACACAAATCGAGTGCAGCAGAATCGGGGAGGAGACGTAGCTATCCGTGTCAACTTACTACAGCCTTAAGCAAAATTCCCGACTTCTTCAAGAAGTCGGGGATCTGTCTGTAGTTGCGATCGCGAATTTAATTTGAACGTGTTAGCGTGAAAATAAGGATGAGGGATAATATCAAGAAACTGTTTTCCCATCAATTAATCAATAAACAGGGCAAATTTATAAATAGGATCAACTTAGAAACTGAATGAGTATCTTCACGCTGCAATCCGTTAAAAAAGATTTTGGCATTAAAGAAATCCTCAAAGATGCCAGCTTTAGCCTCGATACTACCGATAAAGTCGGCTTAATCGGTACGAATGGATCAGGCAAATCCACTCTATTAAAAATGATTGCTGGACTCGAACCCATTGATGGTGGTCAATTTCTGGTCAATCCCGGCGCGAGAATTGCCTACTTACCCCAACAACCTAACTTAGATGAAAA
It includes:
- a CDS encoding Uma2 family endonuclease, which gives rise to MQQLEKKLTLEDFLAMPESDVTHELVKGEAVPKMSPKRFHARVTGALYTLLNQWCQEWGEVNPEWAIALKRRGEDWVPVPDLTYISYQRLPTDVMEDEPCPVPPELAIEIISQGQRFGTLIEKATDYLEAGVLRVWIVDPHARSITVFYPDAPPRTYTKDMVITDSLFEGLELTPQQIFGEARLPEKD
- a CDS encoding Ppx/GppA phosphatase family protein, with the protein product MIDLAAQGNSAGVSTPTTNTERILAAIDIGTNSIHMVIVRIDPTLPSFTIIAKEKDTVRLGERDPHTGNLTPQAIKRAIAALQRCQELAKSFQADQLVAVATSAVREAPNGRDFLQQVDSQLGLFVNLISGQEEARRIYLGVLSGMEFHNQPHIIIDIGGGSTELILGDSHAPRSLTSTKVGAVRLTREFITTDPISDREFQYLQAYIRGRIERAVEDVLANIEPGEKPRLVGTSGTIETLAALHAKENLGVIPSPLNGYEFNRHDLKDIVKHLASLTCAEREKLSGLADKRAEIIVAGAIILLETMTMLDIQSLTVGERALREGVIVDWMLSQGLIEDRLRYQGEVRKRNIIKVAQKYHVNLASSERVANFAVSLFNQTKGQLHNWGNEERELLWAAAILHNCGLYVSHSAHNKHSYYLIRNGELLGFTDIEIEVIANLARYHRKSSPKKKHDNYSNLPNKYYRHLVKEISPLLRLAVALDRRQIGAISKIRCHYISEDKELCLRLTPVDPNDTCALEVWSLEDKKVVFEEEYDVKVVIQLENSPSDK
- the msrA gene encoding peptide-methionine (S)-S-oxide reductase MsrA produces the protein MEKTTFGAGCFWGVEAAFRRLNGVTSTSVGYMGGHFPNPSYLDVCARITGHAEVVQVQYDPSQISYNDLLNVFWSIHDPTQYNRQGPDRGEQYRSVIFFHNSDQEKIARESKRKLQMSGKYDQDIMTEINPASDYYFAEDYHQQYYEKKGRS
- a CDS encoding 4-hydroxybenzoate solanesyltransferase yields the protein MLTDQHPPSIPTWLAIARLLRWDKPAGRLILMVPALWAVFLAAQGTPPIPLVGVIILGTLATSAAGCVINDLWDRDIDPQVERTKERPLASRALSVQVGVVVVLVAMSCAGILALYLNPFTFWLCVAAVPVIVFYPSAKRVFPIPQLVLSIAWGFAVLISWSAVTGNLQPATWFLWAATVTWTLGFDTVYAMSDRDDDQKLGVKSSALFFGDYAPEAVGLFFTATVGFLARLGFVMQLHWGFWIALGVAIIGWIWHYTRLRQADIPKPVYGEIFRQNVWIGFVLLAGMIGGLVL
- a CDS encoding SRPBCC family protein, translating into MLHYRKSTLIDAPVEVVWNFHERQDILERLTPPWQPVQVVRREGGLGVGAISEFRLFFGPIPLRWVAIHIECEPYSIFTDKQKEGPMAYWVHRHQFSPEAGKTRLTDRIEYGLPGGWLVERLLGWWVDAQLEQLFSYRHQVTQIECSRIGEET